In Oncorhynchus kisutch isolate 150728-3 linkage group LG7, Okis_V2, whole genome shotgun sequence, one DNA window encodes the following:
- the LOC109894201 gene encoding 40S ribosomal protein S6, producing the protein MKLNISFPATGCQKLIEVDDERKLRTFYEKRMATEVAADPLGDEWKGYMVRISGGNDKQGFPMKQGVLTHGRVRLLLAKGHSCYRPRRTGERKRKSVRGCIVDANLSVLNLVIIKKGEKDIPGLTDSTVPRRLGPKRASKIRKLFNLAKEDDVRQYVVRRPLTKEGKKPRTKAPRIQRLVTPRVLQHKRRRIALKKQRTQKNKEEASEYAKLLAKRMKEAKEKRQEQIAKRRRLSSLRASTSKSESSQK; encoded by the exons CTGAATATCTCGTTTCCTGCCACTGGCTGTCAGAAGCTCATTGAAGTTGATGATGAGCGCAAGCTGCGAACCTTCTATGAGAAGCGTATGGCAACAGAGGTGGCTGCTGATCCCCTGGGAGATGAGTGGAAG GGCTACATGGTGCGCATCAGCGGAGGTAATGACAAGCAGGGCTTCCCCATGAAGCAGGGTGTGCTGACCCACGGCCGTGTGCGCTTGTTGCTTGCCAAGGGCCATTCCTGTTACCGCCCCCGTAGGACAGGAGAGCGCAAACGCAAGTCTGTCCGTGGCTGCATCGTTGATGCCAACCTCAGTGTGCTGAACTTGGTTATCATCAAGAAAG GCGAGAAGGACATCCCTGGCCTGACCGACAGCACCGTGCCCCGCCGCTTGGGACCCAAGAGGGCCAGCAAGATCCGCAAGCTCTTCAACCTGGCCAAGGAGGACGATGTCAGGCAGTACGTTGTGAGGAGACCACTGACTAAAGAAG GTAAGAAGCCCAGGACCAAGGCTCCCAGGATTCAGAGGTTGGTGACACCCCGTGTGCTCCAGCACAAGCGCCGCCGCATTGCCTTGAAGAAACAGCGCACCCAGAAGAACAAGGAGGAGGCTTCCGAATACGCCAAGCTGCTGGCCAAGAGGATGAAG GAGGCTAAGGAGAAGCGCCAGGAACAAATCGCCAAAAGGCGCCGTCTCTCCTCCCTTAGGGCCTCCACATCCAAATCTGAGTCCAGCCAGAAGTGA